One window of the Eucalyptus grandis isolate ANBG69807.140 chromosome 6, ASM1654582v1, whole genome shotgun sequence genome contains the following:
- the LOC104451620 gene encoding transcription factor JUNGBRUNNEN 1, whose translation MASLDAANAKPDDEVPLPGFRFHPTDEELVGFYLRRKVDKKPMKIDHLISQIDIYKYDPWDLPKASDTGDKEWYFFCKRGRKYRNSIRPNRVTGSGFWKATGIDKPVYSHGGEGHECIGLKKTLVYYRGCAGKGTKTDWMMHEFRLPIDSPSPNSNIINKSIAQEAEVWTVCRIFKRNVSYKKYTPDWRELPSKQATAKVGETSSSKTCSVECSDQESYINFGAPVNVTNYHQNEKKPVVVGHHSTEKNQHQMQLGALGAFSSTSYLQAPSGASSSSHFSSHVMEPLNYENWDELRSVVEFAFDHHRQ comes from the exons atggcatCATTGGATGCAGCGAACGCGAAGCCAGATGATGAAGTTCCTCTGCCGGGTTTTCGATTTCACCCGACGGATGAAGAGCTGGTAGGGTTTTATCTGCGCAGGAAAGTTGACAAGAAGCCCATGAAGATCGACCATCTCATCAGCCAGATCGATATCTACAAATATGACCCCTGGGATCTCCCAA AAGCAAGTGATACAGGAGATAAGGAGTGGTACTTCTTTTGCAAGAGGGGAAGAAAGTACAGGAACAGTATAAGACCTAACCGAGTCACGGGGTCTGGCTTTTGGAAAGCAACTGGCATCGACAAACCTGTGTACTCTCATGGAGGAGAAGGCCATGAGTGCATTGGACTCAAGAAGACTCTTGTGTATTATCGTGGATGCGCTGGGAAAGGAACCAAAACCGATTGGATGATGCATGAGTTTCGTCTTCCCATTGATAGCCCTAGCCCCAACAGTAACATCATCAATAAATCCATTGCTCAAGAAGCT GAAGTTTGGACGGTATGCCGAATCTTCAAGCGAAATGTCTCGTACAAGAAGTACACCCCCGATTGGAGAGAGCTACCAAGCAAACAAGCTACAGCAAAAGTGGGGGAAACAAGCAGCTCTAAAACATGCAGTGTGGAGTGCAGTGACCAGGAAAGTTACATCAACTTCGGTGCTCCTGTAAATGTTACTAACTATCATCAAAACGAAAAGAAGCCAGTCGTGGTTGGTCATCATTCAACCGAGAAGAACCAGCATCAAATGCAATTAGGTGCCTTAGGAGCATTCAGTTCGACTTCTTACTTGCAAGCTCCATCCGGAGCCTCGTCTTCCAGCCATTTTAGCTCGCATGTGATGGAGCCCCTCAATTATGAGAACTGGGATGAGCTTAGATCTGTCGTAGAATTCGCTTTTGATCATCATCGTCAGTAG
- the LOC104448676 gene encoding molybdenum cofactor sulfurase yields the protein MAASEGDQEKQEFLKEFGDGYGYPNGPKSVDQIRASEFNRLDGLVYLDHAGATLYSELQMEAVFRQLTTNVYGNPHSQSDSSIATADIVREARQQVLEFFNASPKSYRCIFTSGATAALKLVGEAFPWSDQSCFMYTMENHNSVLGIREYALEKGAAACAVDIEDNVHDGRCPVKISQHPLKRRFFTDDEPAGAAYSLFAMPSECNFSGVRFNLDLVSIIKEDSERVLEDSHFHRGKWMVLIDAAKGCATRKLDLSKCPADFVVLSFYKLFGYPTGLGALIVHETAAKLLRKTYFSGGTVAASMADVDFVKRREGIEESLENGTLSFLSISSIQHGFKVLNSLTMEAISRHTASLAAYLRKTLSNLRHRNEDYVCILYGGQNAVDMGPTVSFNLKRPDGSWYGYREVEKLASLSGIQLRTGCFCNPGACAKYLSLSHQDLLSNVEVGHVCWDDNDVLHGKPTGAVRVSFGYMSTYEDAKKFIDFIKKSFVCTRNHPMSLYKSTEQSNFYWGLKEMPQNVGIHVKSIIIYPIKSCTGFSVESWPLSSTGLLHDREWLLKSLAGEILTLKKVPELCSISASIDLNQALLIVESPRCKEKLVINIKSDLYHHTEEIVLHAQRYVVHSYDEDVNTWFSNATGRPCILLRNSISNNHVCFERENSVDMCRDVKSRLHFANEAQFLLILEESVSDLSSRVKSNAKNVAQGASLNISSNRFRPNLVVAGAEPYAEDTWKNLRIGGIFFTSLGGCNRCQVINLINEGGRILKSNEPLGTLASYRRAKGNILFGILLRCESVDEIELGKDLWLRVGEEVHPDENLNGRQSPQTPTSELQMM from the exons ATGGCAGCATCGGAGGGAGACCAAGAGAAGCAGGAATTCCTGAAAGAATTCGGGGATGGCTATGGCTACCCCAACGGCCCCAAGTCCGTCGATCAGATTCGAGCTTCCGAGTTCAATCGCTTGGACGGTCTCGTCTACTTGGATCACGCCGGCGCGACGCTCTACTCCGAGCTGCAGATGGAAGCGGTGTTCCGACAGCTGACCACCAACGTCTACGGGAATCCTC ATAGCCAAAGTGATTCGAGCATTGCAACAGCTGACATTGTACGAGAAGCTCGGCAACAG GTGCTTGAGTTTTTCAATGCATCTCCTAAATCCTATAGATGCATATTCACTTCTGGGGCAACAGCAGCTCTGAAACTGGTTGGAGAAGCATTTCCTTGGAGCGATCAAAGCTGTTTCATGTACACGATGGAAAACCATAATAGTGTCCTTGGAATCAGAGA ATATGCGTTGGAGAAAGGTGCTGCAGCATGTGCAGTAGATATTGAGGACAATGTGCATGACGGAAGATGTCCGGTGAAGATTTCACAACATCCGCTAAAGAGGAGGTTCTTTACAGATGATGAACCTGCAG GAGCTGCTTATAGCTTGTTTGCCATGCCTTCAGAATGTAATTTCTCAGGGGTGAGATTCAACCTTGACTTGGTTAGCATTATTAAGGAAGATTCAGAAAGAGTACTGGAAGACTCTCATTTTCACAG GGGCAAATGGATGGTTTTGATTGATGCTGCAAAAGGATGTGCTACAAGAAAACTAGATTTATCTAAATGTCCTGCTGATTTTGTTGTCCTATCATTCTACAAG TTATTTGGCTATCCAACAGGACTTGGTGCTCTCATAGTCCATGAAA CCGCTGCCAAATTGCTGAGGAAGACCTATTTCAGCGGAG GAACTGTTGCAGCTTCAATGGCTGATGTTGATTTTGTTAAAAGAAGGGAAGGCATTGAGGAGTCCTTAGAAAATGGCACCTTGTCATTTCTAAGCATTTCATCAATTCAGCATGGTTTTAAAGTGCTTAATTCTCTCACTATGGAAGCAATATCAAG GCATACAGCATCACTTGCCGCATACTTGAGGAAGACACTTTCGAACTTGAGGCACAGAAATGAAGATTATGTTTGCATTCTTTATGGAGGTCAAAATGCAGTG GATATGGGTCCTACTGTGTCATTCAACTTGAAAAGACCAGATGGCTCTTGGTATGGATATCGTGAGGTTGAAAAGTTGGCTTCTTTGTCTGGAATTCAACTACGG ACAGGTTGCTTTTGCAATCCTGGTGCATGTGCCAAGTATCTTAGTTTATCTCACCAGGACCTTCTTTCTAACGTGGAG GTTGGCCATGTTTGTTGggatgataatgatgtcctacaTGGAAAGCCTACTGGAGCTGTTAGAGTATCCTTTGGTTATATGTCAACATATGAGGATGCGAAG AAatttattgatttcattaaGAAGTCTTTTGTATGTACACGGAACCACCCTATGAGTTTGTATAAGTCAACAGAACAATCCAACTTTTACTGGG GCCTTAAAGAAATGCCACAGAATGTTGGAATTCATGTCAAATCTATTATTATCTACCCAATAAAATCATGCACTGGATTCAGTGTTGAGAGCTGGCCTCTTAGCAGTACTG GTCTTCTACATGATCGTGAATGGCTTCTCAAAAGCTTGGCTGGTGAAATCCTTACACTGAAGAAG GTTCCTGAATTGTGCTCTATAAGTGCTTCTATTGACCTCAATCAGGCGCTTTTGATTGTCGAGTCGCCTCGTTGCAAAGAGAAGCTGGTGATCAATATTAAGTCAGATTTATATCATCACACAGAAGAGATTGTTTTGCATGCACAAAG GTATGTAGTGCACAGTTATGATGAAGACGTTAATACGTGGTTTAGCAATGCCACCGGGCGACCATGCATCTTACTACGGAATTCTATTTCCAATAATCATGTCTGCTTCGAGAGGGAAAATAGCGTGGACATGTGCCGAGATGTGAAGAGTCGGTTGCATTTTGCCAATGAAGCTCAGTTCCTGTTAATCTTGGAGGAGAGTGTGTCCGATCTTTCTAGCAGAGTGAAGTCAA ATGCAAAAAATGTTGCTCAGGGAGCATCACTGAACATAAGCTCAAACAGATTCCGGCCCAACCTCGTCGTTGCTGGTGCGGAGCCTTATGCTGAAGATACCTGGAAAAATCTTAGAATTGGGGGGATATTTTTCACT TCGCTAGGTGGTTGCAATCGTTGCCAAGTGATCAACTTAATTAACGAGGGAGGAAGAATTCTCAAATCAAATGAACCGTTGGGCACTTTAGCATCGTACCGGAGAGCGAAG GGAAATATTCTGTTCGGTATACTTCTGAGATGCGAGAGTGTTGACGAAATCGAGCTGGGAAAGGATCTGTGGCTTCGAGTGGGAGAGGAAGTGCATCCAGATGAAAATTTGAATGGACGGCAGTCCCCCCAAACTCCCACCTCCGAGCTACAGATGATGTAA